A genomic stretch from Tenrec ecaudatus isolate mTenEca1 chromosome 17, mTenEca1.hap1, whole genome shotgun sequence includes:
- the SENP8 gene encoding sentrin-specific protease 8 encodes MDPVVLSYMDSLLRQSDVSLLDPPSWLNDQIIGFAFEYFASSQFCDCSDQVCFISPEVTQFIKCTSNPAELALFLEPLDLPHKKVVFLAINDNSNRVAGGTHWSLLVYLQDKNSFSHYDSHSRSNSVHAKQVAAKLEAFLGRKGDRLAFVEEKAPAQQNSYDCGMYVICNTEALCQNFFRQQPDALLQLTPAYVTKKRQEWKELITRLAKN; translated from the coding sequence ATGGACCCCGTGGTCTTGAGTTACATGGACAGTTTACTACGTCAGTCAGATGTCTCCCTACTGGATCCTCCGAGCTGGCTCAATGACCAGATCATTGGATTTGCCTTTGAGTACTTTGCCAGCAGTCAATTTTGTGACTGCTCTGACCAAGTCTGCTTCATCAGCCCCGAAGTCACTCAGTTCATCAAGTGCACTAGCAACCCAGCCGAGCTCGCGCTGTTCCTCGAACCCCTGGACCTCCCCCacaagaaagttgtgtttttAGCCATCAATGATAACTCCAATCGGGTAGCTGGGGGAACTCACTGGAGTTTGTTGGTTTATCTCCAGGATAAAAATTCCTTTTCTCATTACGACTCCCATAGCAGAAGCAACTCGGTCCATGCAAAGCAGGTAGCTGCGAAACTAGAGGCTTTCTTAGGCAGGAAAGGAGACAGACTGGCCTTTGTGGAAGAGAAAGCCCCTGCTCAACAGAACAGCTATGACTGTGGGATGTATGTGATATGTAACACTGAGGCCTTGTGTCAGAACTTCTTCAGGCAGCAGCCAGACGCGCTGCTGCAGCTCACTCCTGCCTACGTCACCAAGAAGAGACAAGAATGGAAAGAACTCATCACCAGACTTGCAAAAAATTAA